Part of the Arsenicicoccus sp. oral taxon 190 genome, CCTTCAGCTCCTTGGTGGTGCCGTCGTAGACCTTCTTGGTCGTCGGGTCCGCGAGCAGCATGTGCAGCTCCCCGGTGGCGACGTCCGCCCCGCTCGGGACGGCGATCGACGCCTTGTACTTCGGGGCGCCCGGGACCTGCTGCACCGAGTTGGCCACGATCGACTGGACCGACTCCTGCTTGGTGCCGAGGTGGCCGTTGCCGTAGTTGGTGAAGGCCATGGACACGGTGAAGACCATGGGCCAGATCTGCAACCCGATGAGCGCCAGGATCCCCGGGAAGAGGTACTTCATGGGGACGAAGCGTCGGGTCGAGTAGATGAGCAGGATGGCCATCGCCACGAAGGCGACGACCGCGACGGCGAGGGCGTAGCCCTGGGTCGCGAGCTGGGTCGCGAGCCAGAAGCAGACGGCCAGCGCCGCTGCGACGAGCAGCCACTTGATGGCCAGGTACACGGTCTTCATCGACAGGTCCTCGGGGGTGGGGATGCGAGCGGGGTCGGCCCAGCCCGGATCGCTCCGGGCCGGGCCGACGTCAGGTGCTCACGCCGGGGCTCAGCCCTTGGCGATCGCGGCCTGGATCTCCTTGGCGGCGGCGTCGAGCCGGGCCTTGGGCTGGGCGGCGCCGCTGACGATGTCAGCCTCGGCCTGGCCCCACGGGCCCCACACGGCGTTCATGGCCGGGATGTTGGGCATGGGCTTGCCGCCCTGGCCGGCCTCGAACCACGCCTTCATGTCGGGGTTGGAGGCGGAGACCTTGTCATAGGCCTCCTTCAGGGCCGGGGGACGCTGGCCCTCCGCGAAGAGCGCCTCCTGCGCCTCCGAGGTGGTGGCGTAGTTGGTGAGGAACTCCTGGGCGATCTGGGTGTTCTTGGCCTTGGAGGACAGGAAGAACATCTGCACGCCGAGGAAGGGCGTCATCCGGCCCCCGCCCTCGACGGTGGGCAGCGGCGCGATGCCGTAGTTGACGCCGGCCTTCTTGGCGGGCGGGATGCTCCAGGGGCCACCCACCAGGAACGGCGCGGCCTTGGAGCCGAAGAGCTGGTCGACGTTGGTGTCGTCCACGTTGGTGGAGATGACCTTGTCCTTGCCGAGCTTGGCGAGGAGCTCACCGGCCTTGACGGACCCGGCGTTGTTGACGATGACCTCGTCCTTGTTGTAGTCGCCGTTGGCCTTCTGCCCGAAGACGCCACCGCCGAAGGCGGAGAAGAAGGGGTACGCCATGTACGGGTTGCCCTTCTTGCTGACGTTGAGCGCGAGGACCTGCTTGGCCTTGCCGGCCTTGACCAGGTCCTGGCCCTGCTTGACCAGCTCGTCGAGCGTCTTGGGCGGGGTCGGCACCATGTCCTTGTTGTAGACCAGGCCGAGGTTCTCGACGGCGTAGGGGATGCCGTAGTTCTGGCCGTTGAACTTCACGGCCGCGACGGTGGAGGGCTGGAACTTCGCGGCGATCGCGGCGTCCAGCGGGACGGGCGCGACGACGCCGTTCTGGACGAACTCGCCCAGCCAGTCGTGCGCGCCGACGACGATGTCCGGACCCTTGCCGACCTTGGTGGCGTCGCCGAACTGCTGGCGGGTCTCGGTGTCGGGGGTGGTCTGGACGACGACCTTCATGCCCTGGTCGGCCGCGAACTTGTCCGCGATCTTCTTCAGGGCCGGGCCGTGCGTCGAGTCGCACCAGATGACCAGGTCGGCGTTGGCGTCGCGGACGGGGGCGCCGGTGCTGGTCGAGGTGGCGGGGGCGGCGGCCGTCGAGGTGTCGGACGCGGCGGCGCTGGAGGACCCGCTCGAGCCGCTCGAGCCGGCGGACGTCGTGGCGCTCGTGGTCGTCGTGGTGCTGCTGCCGCCACCGCAGGCGGTCATGAGGAGGGCGGCGGCACCCACGACGGCGACCGGCCCAAACGCACGCTTGTGCATGTCATCTCCCTTGATGGTGAACCTCGCGGCTCCGCGAGTCTGCGCAAAATCTTGCAACACCGCGTCCGCGATTGCAAGAAGTTGCATCGATCTCCTCGCCACTGGCGCGTTGAACGATCGCAACGCCCCCGGCGTGACGCGTTTGACCCGGGGCAACGTCCCCAGGGCGTGCAACGTGTTGCATACTTCCTCCCAGCGACAACGACGTCCGCCTCGCACGGCACGGAGTCGCCGCCCGTGGTCTCCCGGCCCCGGGTCACCCTTTACGACGGATCGTCCGGCACGTTCCTGCCGGTGAAGGAAAGGCACCCCATGGCAACGGTCAAGTACGACAACGCCACCCGGCTCTACCCGGGCAACGACAAGCCCAGCGTGGACCGGCTCAACATCGACATCGAGGACGGGGAATTCCTGGTCCTCGTCGGTCCCTCCGGCTGCGGCAAGTCCACCTCCCTGCGCATGCTCGCGGGCCTCGAGGAGGTCAACGGCGGCAAGATCTGGATCGGCGACCGCGACGTCACCAACCTGTCCCCCAAGGACCGCGACGTCGCGATGGTCTTCCAGAACTACGCGCTCTACCCCCACATGAGCGTCGCCGACAACATGGGCTTCGCGCTCAAGATCGCCGGCGTCGACAAGGGCGAGATCCGCAAGCGCGTCGAGGAGGCCGCCAAGATCCTCGACCTGGAGCAGTACCTCGAGCGCAAGCCCAAGGCCCTCTCCGGTGGTCAGCGGCAGCGTGTCGCCATGGGCCGCGCCATCGTCCGCAACCCGCAGGTCTTCCTCATGGACGAGCCGCTGTCCAACCTCGACGCCAAGCTCCGCGTGCAGACCCGCACCCAGATCGCGTCGCTGCAGCGTCGCCTCGGGGTCACCACCGTCTACGTCACCCACGACCAGGTCGAGGCCATGACGATGGGCGACCGCGTCGCGGTGCTCAAGGACGGCATCCTGCAGCAGTGCGACTCCCCGCGCCGGATGTACGACCACCCCGACAACGTCTTCGTCGCCGGATTCATCGGCTCCCCCGCGATGAACATCATGGAGGTGCCGGTCACCGACGGTGGCGTCCGCCTCGGCCACCACACCACGCCGGTGCCGCGCGACGCCCTCAGCGACGCCGGTCGCCGGGTCATCATGGGCGTGCGCCCCGAGGACCTCGAGCTCGCCGACGACGGCCAGGGCCTGCCCGTCACCGTCGACGTCGTGGAGGAGCTGGGCGCCGACGCCTACGTCTACGGCTCCACCGACGACGCCCACGGCTCGGGCCAGATCATCGCCCGCGTCGACGGTCGCCGCCCCCCGATGAAGGGCGAGAGCGTCTTCTTCAAGCCCAAGGCCGACCACATCCACGTGTTCGACGCCGAGAGCGGGCTGCGCCTCAACGACTGAGGTCGAGCAGCGCCGGCGGCGGCCACCCCACTCCGAGCTCGTTCCCCGGGGGGTGGCCGCCGCTGCGTCATACGACCGTCCTGGGATCCCGCGCTGCGCCGCCGGGGTCTGTCACCATGGACGGATGGCGCTCGAGATCACTGCGGCCAACCCGGACCCGGCCCTGCTGGACCTGCCCTGGAGCACGCCGCTGGAGGACTGGCCCGAGTCCCAGCTGGCCGCCCTCCCCCGCGGCATCTCCCGGCACATCGTCCGGTTCGTCCGCGTCCCGGCGGGCGTGATCGCGATCAAGGAGATCAAGGACGAGATCGCCCGGCGGGAGTACCACATGCTCCGCGCCCTCAACCGGCTCGCGATCCCGTGCGTGCGGCCCTACGGCGTGGTGAGCGGGCGGGTGGGGTCCGACGGCGAGCCGCTGGACTCCTGCCTGCTCACGCACCACCTGCACTACTCCCTGCCGTTCCGCGCGTTGTTCAGCCAGACGCTGCGGCCCGACACCGCGACCCGCCTCATCGACGCCCTGGCCGTGCTGCTGGTGCGGCTCCACCTGCAGGGCTTCTGGTGGGGTGACGTGTCGCTGTCCAACACGCTGTTCCGGCGCGACGCGGGGGCGTTCGCGGCCTACGTCGTGGACGCCGAGACCGGTGAGCTGCGCGACCGGCTGTCCGACGGCCAGCGCGAGCACGACCTGGACATCGCCCGGGTCAACATCGCCGGCGAGCTCATGGACCTCGAGGCGGGCGGGCTGCTGCCGGAGGGCAACGACCCGATCGACGTGTCCAACCAGATCATGGAGCGGTACCGCGCGCTGTGGCAGGAGCTGACCGGGCTGGAGACCTTCACCGTCGGGGAGCGCTGGCGGGTGGACGAGCGGATCCGGCGGCTCAACGAGCTGGGCTTCGACGTCGACGAGCTGGCGATCTCCACCGACGTCGACGGCACCACCTTGCGCATCCAGCCCAAGGTCGTCGACGCCGGTCACCACTCGCGCCGGCTGCTGCGCCTCACCGGCCTCGACGTCGAGGAGAACCAGGCCCGCCGGCTGCTCAACGACCTCGACGCCTACCGCGCCGCCACCGACGTGCAGGGCGAGGACGAGGCGATCACCGCCACGCGCTGGCTCAACGAGGTCTACCTGCCGGTGACCCGCGCGATCCCGGACGACCTGCGGGGCAAGCTCGAGCCCGCCGAGCTCTTCCACGAGATCCTCGAGCACCGGTGGTACCTCTCGGAGCGCAGCGGCCACGACACGCCGCTCGGGCAGAGCCTCGCCGACTACATCCTGCGGATCCTGCCGGAGAAGCCGCGCGAGGAGACCGTCGTCGGCGTCGACACCGTCGAGATGCCGATCGTGGCCATGCCCAGCTGATCGCGGGCCCCCAGCAGGCCCCAGCAGCAGGCCCCTCAGCGGCAGCCGCTCAGCGGCGGCCGGTCCCCCGCTGCCGGGCGATCTCGTACAACGTCACCCCGGTGGCGATCCCGGCGTTGAGGGACTCGGTGCCCGACGCCATCGGGATCGAGACGATCTGGTCGCACTGCTCGCCGACGAGCCGGGACAGGCCCTTGCCCTCGGAGCCCACGACGACGACGAGCGGCTGGTCGGCCAGGTCCAGGTCCGGCAGCTCGACGTCTCCGTCCATGTCCAGGCCGATGACGAAGTAGCCGTCCTTGCGGAAGTCCTGCAGCGTGCGGGTGAGGTTGGTGGCCTGCGCGACAGGCACCCGGGAGGCGGCACCCGCGGAGGTCTTCCAGGCCGCCGCGGTCATGCCGGCGCTGCGACGCTCGGGCACCACGACGCCGTGACCGCCGAAGGCACCCACGGAGCGAATGATCGCCCCGAGGTTGCGGGGGTCGGTGATGCCGTCAAGCGCCACCACGAGGGGGATGCCCACGCTCTGCGGGTCGACGAGCTCGGAGGGGTGCGCGTAGTCGTAGGGCGGCACCTGCAGCGCCAGCCCCTGGTGCACGGCGCCGTCGGTGAGCCGGTCCAGCTCGCCGCGCGGGGTCTCGAGCAGCGCGATGCCGCGCTCGGTGGCGAGCCGCAGCGCCTCCCGCACCCGGTCGTCGGAGTCGATCCGGCTCGCGACGTAGAGGGTGGACGCGGGGATGTCGGCCCGCAGCGCCTCGACCACCGAGTTGCGGCCGGCGACCACCTCGGTGGACGAGCGGGTGCGGCGGCCGCCTCGGTCCCCGCCGCGCTGCCCGGTGGGCCGCGAGCCGCCCCCGGTGCCGGCGGACCTCGCGGCGCGCTGGACGGCCTTGTAGGCCTTGTGGTTGGGGCGCTCCTCGGCCTTGGGCGTGGGGCCCTTGCCCTCCAGGGAGCGGCGGCGCTGACCGCCGCTGCCGACGCTCGCGCCCTTGCGGGAGGCGCCCTTGCGGACGGCGCCGCGACGCTGGGAGTTGCCTGCCATGGGTCAGTCCTCGGGGTTGGTGGTGGGGTGCGCCAGGGACCAGCGCGCCCCGGACGGGGAGTCCTCGACGGTGATGCCCGCGGCCGCGAGGTCGTCGCGGATCGCGTCGGCGGTCGCGAAGTCCCGCTCCTTGCGGGCCGCGGCGCGCCGCTCGAGCTGGGCCGCCACGAGCACGTCGAGCGCGCCGCGCGCCACGTCGGACGCGCCGGCGGACGAGTCCCACTGCGGGTCGAGGGGGTTGATGCCGAGCACGTCGGTCATCGCGACGACCTGCGCGGCCAGCTCGCGGGCGAGCGCACGGTCGCCGTCGTCGAGCGCGGTGTTGCCGGCGCGGACAGTGTCATGGACGACGGCGAGCGCCCCGGAGACCCCCAGGTCGTCGTCCATCGCCTCGCGGAAGGCGTCGGGGAAGGCCTCGGGGAGCGCGGCGGGCGGCATACGGTCCTCGAGGGCTCGTCGCAGGAAGCCCTCGATCCGCTCGACCGCGGCCTCGGCCTCGCGCAGCGAGCCCTCGTGGAACTCGATGGTCGAGCGGTAGTGCGCGGCCCCGAGGTAGTAGCGCAGCGCCAGCGGCCGGGTCTGCCGGGCGATCTCGGTCACGACCAGGGAGTTGCCGAGGGACTTGGACATCTTCTCGCCCTGCACGGTGACCCAGGCGTTGTGCATCCAGTAGCGCGCGAACCCCAGGCCGGCCGCGCGGGACTGGGCCTGCTCGTTCTCGTGGTGGGGGAAGCGCAGGTCGACGCCGCCGCCGTGGATGTCGAACTCGTCGCCGAGGTACTTGCGGGCCATCGCCGAGCACTCGAGGTGCCAGCCGGGGCGGCCGGCGCCGTACGGCGTGGGCCAGCTCGCGGTGACGGGCTCGCCGGACTTCCAGCCCTTCCACAGGGCGAAGTCGCGCGGGTCGCGCTTGCCGCGCGGGTCGGCGTCCTCGGCGGCCTCCATGTCGTCGATCGACTGGTGGGTCAGCTCGCCGTATGCCGGCCACGACCGCACGTCGAAGTAGACGTCACCGCTGGCGTCGGGCGCGGCGTAGGCGTGCCCCTTGTCCACGAGGGTG contains:
- a CDS encoding sugar ABC transporter substrate-binding protein, which translates into the protein MHKRAFGPVAVVGAAALLMTACGGGSSTTTTTSATTSAGSSGSSGSSSAAASDTSTAAAPATSTSTGAPVRDANADLVIWCDSTHGPALKKIADKFAADQGMKVVVQTTPDTETRQQFGDATKVGKGPDIVVGAHDWLGEFVQNGVVAPVPLDAAIAAKFQPSTVAAVKFNGQNYGIPYAVENLGLVYNKDMVPTPPKTLDELVKQGQDLVKAGKAKQVLALNVSKKGNPYMAYPFFSAFGGGVFGQKANGDYNKDEVIVNNAGSVKAGELLAKLGKDKVISTNVDDTNVDQLFGSKAAPFLVGGPWSIPPAKKAGVNYGIAPLPTVEGGGRMTPFLGVQMFFLSSKAKNTQIAQEFLTNYATTSEAQEALFAEGQRPPALKEAYDKVSASNPDMKAWFEAGQGGKPMPNIPAMNAVWGPWGQAEADIVSGAAQPKARLDAAAKEIQAAIAKG
- a CDS encoding ABC transporter ATP-binding protein, whose translation is MATVKYDNATRLYPGNDKPSVDRLNIDIEDGEFLVLVGPSGCGKSTSLRMLAGLEEVNGGKIWIGDRDVTNLSPKDRDVAMVFQNYALYPHMSVADNMGFALKIAGVDKGEIRKRVEEAAKILDLEQYLERKPKALSGGQRQRVAMGRAIVRNPQVFLMDEPLSNLDAKLRVQTRTQIASLQRRLGVTTVYVTHDQVEAMTMGDRVAVLKDGILQQCDSPRRMYDHPDNVFVAGFIGSPAMNIMEVPVTDGGVRLGHHTTPVPRDALSDAGRRVIMGVRPEDLELADDGQGLPVTVDVVEELGADAYVYGSTDDAHGSGQIIARVDGRRPPMKGESVFFKPKADHIHVFDAESGLRLND
- a CDS encoding DUF4032 domain-containing protein, which gives rise to MALEITAANPDPALLDLPWSTPLEDWPESQLAALPRGISRHIVRFVRVPAGVIAIKEIKDEIARREYHMLRALNRLAIPCVRPYGVVSGRVGSDGEPLDSCLLTHHLHYSLPFRALFSQTLRPDTATRLIDALAVLLVRLHLQGFWWGDVSLSNTLFRRDAGAFAAYVVDAETGELRDRLSDGQREHDLDIARVNIAGELMDLEAGGLLPEGNDPIDVSNQIMERYRALWQELTGLETFTVGERWRVDERIRRLNELGFDVDELAISTDVDGTTLRIQPKVVDAGHHSRRLLRLTGLDVEENQARRLLNDLDAYRAATDVQGEDEAITATRWLNEVYLPVTRAIPDDLRGKLEPAELFHEILEHRWYLSERSGHDTPLGQSLADYILRILPEKPREETVVGVDTVEMPIVAMPS
- the rlmB gene encoding 23S rRNA (guanosine(2251)-2'-O)-methyltransferase RlmB; amino-acid sequence: MAGNSQRRGAVRKGASRKGASVGSGGQRRRSLEGKGPTPKAEERPNHKAYKAVQRAARSAGTGGGSRPTGQRGGDRGGRRTRSSTEVVAGRNSVVEALRADIPASTLYVASRIDSDDRVREALRLATERGIALLETPRGELDRLTDGAVHQGLALQVPPYDYAHPSELVDPQSVGIPLVVALDGITDPRNLGAIIRSVGAFGGHGVVVPERRSAGMTAAAWKTSAGAASRVPVAQATNLTRTLQDFRKDGYFVIGLDMDGDVELPDLDLADQPLVVVVGSEGKGLSRLVGEQCDQIVSIPMASGTESLNAGIATGVTLYEIARQRGTGRR
- the cysS gene encoding cysteine--tRNA ligase — translated: MSLHLYDTAARELREFHPLREGQVGIYICGLTTQGAPHIGHVRFAVAFDILRRWLTAGHGYDVTLVRNVTDIDDKILRKAADHDTEWWAWSYTHERETSAALELLGVLPATYEPRATGHIPEMVQLMDTLVDKGHAYAAPDASGDVYFDVRSWPAYGELTHQSIDDMEAAEDADPRGKRDPRDFALWKGWKSGEPVTASWPTPYGAGRPGWHLECSAMARKYLGDEFDIHGGGVDLRFPHHENEQAQSRAAGLGFARYWMHNAWVTVQGEKMSKSLGNSLVVTEIARQTRPLALRYYLGAAHYRSTIEFHEGSLREAEAAVERIEGFLRRALEDRMPPAALPEAFPDAFREAMDDDLGVSGALAVVHDTVRAGNTALDDGDRALARELAAQVVAMTDVLGINPLDPQWDSSAGASDVARGALDVLVAAQLERRAAARKERDFATADAIRDDLAAAGITVEDSPSGARWSLAHPTTNPED